From one Candidatus Chlorobium masyuteum genomic stretch:
- the rnhA gene encoding ribonuclease HI: MQKKLIIYTDGACSGNPGPGGWGALLMYGPSTRELSGYSPATTNNRMELTAAIEALEALKEPCKVDLYSDSSYLVNAINEGWLKRWVVNNWKTAAKKNVENPDLWQKILKLIRLHEVTFHKVKGHSDNPYNNRCDVLAREAIKKHP; the protein is encoded by the coding sequence ATGCAAAAAAAACTGATCATATACACTGACGGCGCGTGCAGCGGAAATCCGGGGCCCGGTGGCTGGGGAGCACTGTTGATGTACGGTCCTTCAACCCGCGAACTATCAGGATACTCTCCGGCGACAACCAATAACCGTATGGAGCTTACTGCGGCAATAGAAGCGCTCGAAGCACTCAAGGAGCCCTGCAAGGTTGATCTCTACAGCGACTCAAGCTATCTCGTCAACGCCATCAATGAGGGGTGGCTGAAACGATGGGTTGTCAATAACTGGAAAACGGCAGCAAAAAAAAATGTCGAGAATCCGGATCTGTGGCAAAAAATCCTGAAGTTGATTAGATTGCATGAGGTTACCTTTCATAAGGTGAAGGGCCACAGCGACAATCCCTACAACAATCGCTGCGACGTGTTGGCACGGGAAGCCATAAAAAAACATCCATAA
- the trpD gene encoding anthranilate phosphoribosyltransferase — protein sequence MPQKKLLQKLLTGEDFSQEEMTYCMNSIMDGVFSDVVIAALLALLQKKGVKAAEAVGAYQSLMAKANCISLDEDAVDTCGTGGDHAGTFNISTTASIIANSAGVPIAKHGNRSVTSSCGSADVLEALGFTIDLPPDATKELFEATGFAFLFAPLYHPSMKRVAGIRREMGIRTIFNILGPLINPARAKRQLVGVFNQELMELYTEVLLQTGARHALVVHSMTEEGIALDEPSLNGPTYVIEILHHSVRRKTIYPEDFGLGRHALSDIKGGTKDENASIIRNILDGSAPQAHLDASIFTAAMACFVSGKASSINEGFSAAADALKSGRAEKKFNEILKINTQLTEKYRSGVN from the coding sequence ATGCCGCAAAAGAAGTTACTGCAAAAGCTGCTCACAGGGGAGGATTTTTCACAGGAAGAGATGACCTACTGCATGAACAGCATCATGGACGGGGTGTTTTCCGATGTTGTCATCGCGGCACTGCTTGCGCTCCTGCAAAAGAAAGGGGTGAAGGCTGCGGAGGCTGTCGGAGCCTATCAGAGCCTGATGGCAAAAGCCAACTGCATATCCCTTGATGAAGATGCTGTTGATACCTGCGGTACCGGCGGAGATCATGCCGGCACCTTCAACATTTCGACCACTGCATCAATTATTGCCAACAGTGCGGGAGTCCCCATCGCCAAGCACGGAAACCGTTCGGTAACGAGCAGTTGTGGCAGTGCCGATGTGCTCGAAGCCCTCGGATTTACGATTGATCTTCCTCCTGATGCGACAAAGGAGCTGTTTGAAGCAACAGGGTTTGCCTTTCTCTTTGCCCCCCTCTACCACCCGTCGATGAAACGGGTAGCCGGTATCCGCAGGGAGATGGGTATCAGAACAATATTCAACATTCTCGGCCCCCTTATCAACCCGGCTCGGGCAAAAAGGCAGCTTGTCGGCGTATTCAACCAGGAGCTCATGGAGCTCTATACCGAGGTTCTCCTGCAGACCGGGGCGCGGCATGCGCTTGTGGTTCACTCCATGACTGAAGAGGGTATTGCTCTTGATGAACCGAGCCTTAACGGGCCAACGTATGTTATCGAGATTCTGCACCACTCAGTGCGGCGCAAAACCATCTATCCTGAAGATTTCGGCCTTGGCCGCCATGCCCTGTCGGATATCAAGGGAGGAACCAAAGATGAAAACGCATCCATTATCCGCAACATCCTTGACGGTTCCGCTCCGCAGGCTCATCTTGATGCAAGCATCTTCACCGCTGCCATGGCCTGTTTTGTTTCAGGAAAAGCATCATCCATTAATGAAGGGTTCAGTGCAGCTGCAGATGCTCTTAAAAGTGGCCGTGCAGAGAAAAAATTCAATGAGATTCTGAAAATAAACACTCAGCTCACCGAGAAATACAGGTCGGGCGTAAACTAA
- the chlG gene encoding chlorophyll synthase ChlG gives MNGSETLNPEMQHSINEKLRQSGVSDDRQKIIRQALENVNKPGFRIDPSAILPLMKPVTWFPPMWAFACGVVSTGEGVAANWDILLRGVLLAGPLMCAMSQTMNDYFDREVDAINEPDRPIPAGKISKSASWLITFGLIVSGFLVALSIHPYVVAIAFVGVLMSHAYSGPPIRAKRNGWFGNLIVGLAYEGVAWLTGSFAITQGVPSMETIALAIIFSIGAHGIMTLNDFKSVVGDRIRKVASIPVQLGEKKAAVLAAILMDLAQLAAIAILVYKGSMTTTVIALFLLVAQLPMQKILIAKPLEKAVWYNAFGTLLYVLSMMVCAVGIRP, from the coding sequence ATGAACGGAAGCGAAACGCTAAATCCTGAGATGCAGCACAGCATCAATGAAAAGCTTCGTCAGTCAGGAGTGAGCGACGACCGTCAGAAGATCATCCGGCAGGCACTTGAAAATGTCAACAAGCCCGGCTTCAGGATCGACCCTTCAGCTATCCTGCCGCTCATGAAGCCGGTCACCTGGTTCCCCCCGATGTGGGCCTTTGCCTGTGGTGTGGTATCAACCGGTGAAGGTGTAGCTGCCAACTGGGACATACTTCTTCGGGGAGTTCTCCTTGCCGGTCCGCTTATGTGCGCCATGTCGCAGACCATGAACGACTACTTCGACCGCGAAGTTGACGCTATCAATGAGCCCGACAGACCTATCCCGGCAGGGAAAATATCAAAATCTGCAAGCTGGCTGATTACCTTCGGCCTGATTGTCAGCGGCTTTCTCGTAGCCCTCTCCATCCACCCCTATGTCGTCGCCATCGCCTTTGTCGGGGTACTGATGTCACACGCCTATTCCGGCCCGCCAATCAGGGCTAAACGAAACGGCTGGTTCGGCAATCTCATCGTCGGTCTGGCCTATGAGGGTGTTGCATGGCTGACCGGCAGTTTTGCCATTACCCAGGGCGTTCCATCAATGGAGACCATTGCACTTGCAATTATTTTTTCAATCGGTGCACACGGCATCATGACGCTCAACGACTTCAAATCGGTTGTCGGTGACCGTATCCGCAAGGTTGCCTCCATCCCGGTCCAGCTCGGAGAGAAAAAAGCAGCAGTTCTGGCCGCAATTCTTATGGATCTTGCCCAGCTTGCCGCCATTGCCATTCTTGTCTACAAAGGCTCCATGACAACAACCGTGATTGCTCTTTTTTTGCTTGTTGCCCAGTTGCCGATGCAGAAAATCCTGATTGCCAAACCCCTCGAAAAAGCGGTATGGTACAACGCATTCGGAACCCTGCTCTATGTACTGTCGATGATGGTGTGCGCCGTCGGCATCCGCCCATAA
- the rpmB gene encoding 50S ribosomal protein L28, translating to MPKVCLLTGKKPIYGNTVSHANNHVRTRFEPNLHTKKVWIEEEKRFVKVKLSAKAMRIIAKTGTAELAKLV from the coding sequence ATGCCAAAAGTTTGTCTTCTGACCGGTAAAAAGCCTATATATGGTAATACGGTATCCCATGCGAACAACCATGTCCGTACCCGTTTTGAGCCGAACCTCCACACAAAAAAAGTCTGGATTGAAGAGGAAAAGCGGTTTGTCAAAGTCAAGCTTTCTGCAAAAGCCATGAGAATTATCGCTAAAACCGGTACCGCAGAGCTCGCCAAACTGGTATAA
- a CDS encoding M24 family metallopeptidase, whose product MDNVYREAALKMVLGKMMAQALDACIVTDLSVIRWLTGFSGSSARMIVTREKSWLFTDFRYKEQAAREVVVAETVISTEGFDAELASGRYALGESVALQSDNITWHEATRLIERLHGRQRVIPVHAFFDEFRMVKHETELMKMRRAAEISEAVLEAVLPLITPVATELDIAAEISYQHKKLGAEKDSFDPIVAGGPRSAMPHAKPSSNPFKPGELIVIDMGCVYEGYASDQTRTLSLGTASEEARTVYRIVREAQELGIASATCGMTGKELDRIVRGYIAGHGYSDEFGHGLGHGVGFEVHEEPRISPKGELVLRENMVFTIEPGIYLPGRFGVRIEDTVVLGAHGAEPLQRFSKELIEL is encoded by the coding sequence ATGGATAACGTATACCGGGAAGCTGCCCTGAAGATGGTTCTTGGCAAAATGATGGCCCAGGCTCTTGATGCCTGTATTGTTACCGATCTTTCGGTTATCCGGTGGCTTACCGGTTTCAGCGGCTCCAGCGCCAGAATGATTGTTACCAGGGAAAAAAGCTGGCTTTTTACCGATTTTCGCTATAAGGAGCAGGCGGCCCGTGAGGTGGTTGTGGCTGAAACGGTGATTTCAACCGAAGGGTTTGATGCCGAGCTTGCTTCGGGCCGATACGCCCTTGGAGAGAGCGTTGCCCTGCAGTCGGATAATATTACCTGGCACGAAGCAACACGACTGATCGAACGGCTTCACGGACGGCAGCGGGTTATTCCTGTTCATGCTTTTTTTGATGAGTTCAGGATGGTCAAACATGAGACCGAACTGATGAAGATGCGCCGTGCGGCAGAGATCAGTGAAGCGGTACTGGAAGCTGTGCTTCCCCTCATCACGCCTGTGGCTACGGAGCTTGATATTGCGGCTGAGATTTCATACCAGCATAAAAAACTCGGAGCAGAAAAAGACTCTTTTGACCCGATTGTTGCCGGAGGTCCCCGTTCTGCCATGCCTCATGCAAAACCTTCATCAAACCCGTTCAAGCCCGGAGAGCTGATTGTTATCGATATGGGTTGTGTCTATGAGGGGTACGCCTCCGACCAGACAAGAACCCTCTCACTTGGTACGGCTTCAGAGGAGGCCCGCACTGTTTACCGTATTGTCCGGGAGGCTCAGGAGCTCGGCATAGCCTCGGCGACGTGCGGCATGACCGGCAAGGAGCTTGACAGGATAGTGCGTGGATATATTGCCGGTCACGGCTACTCGGATGAGTTTGGTCATGGTCTCGGCCACGGTGTTGGTTTCGAAGTGCATGAAGAGCCGAGAATCAGCCCGAAAGGGGAGCTGGTGCTTCGGGAGAATATGGTTTTTACCATTGAACCGGGAATTTACCTGCCCGGCAGATTCGGCGTGCGCATTGAGGATACGGTGGTACTCGGAGCGCACGGCGCCGAGCCTTTGCAGCGTTTCAGCAAGGAACTTATTGAACTGTAA